One Vigna unguiculata cultivar IT97K-499-35 chromosome 7, ASM411807v1, whole genome shotgun sequence genomic region harbors:
- the LOC114190347 gene encoding calvin cycle protein CP12-2, chloroplastic-like — MATIAGGVSLSSPTRVFANVKGSDSAPKAQAIRFPLFRPTHKWPGLVGVGKARPIRATPEKIADKVEESIKIAEETCAGGATDAECAAAWDEVEELSAEASHARQKEKESDPLENYCKENPETEECRTYDN, encoded by the coding sequence ATGGCAACAATAGCCGGTGGTGTGAGTCTTTCAAGCCCAACCAGAGTATTTGCTAATGTCAAGGGATCAGACTCTGCGCCAAAAGCCCAGGCAATTAGGTTCCCTCTCTTCAGACCCACACATAAGTGGCCCGGTTTGGTTGGGGTGGGGAAGGCCCGGCCCATTCGCGCAACGCCGGAAAAGATAGCGGATAAGGTGGAGGAGAGCATAAAGATCGCGGAGGAGACCTGCGCGGGAGGCGCGACGGACGCGGAATGCGCGGCGGCTTGGGATGAGGTGGAGGAGCTGAGCGCGGAGGCGAGCCACGCCAGACAGAAGGAGAAGGAGTCTGACCCGCTGGAGAACTACTGCAAGGAAAACCCTGAGACCGAAGAATGCCGCACTTATGATAATTAA
- the LOC114189531 gene encoding cytochrome c oxidase subunit 5C-2, whose amino-acid sequence MAGPRIAHATLKGPSVVKEILIGITLGLAAGSVWKMHHWNEQRKIRTFYDLLEKGEIGVVVEEQ is encoded by the coding sequence ATGGCTGGTCCTAGAATTGCCCATGCTACCTTGAAAGGTCCAAGTGTGGTAAAGGAGATATTAATTGGAATAACACTCGGCTTGGCTGCTGGTAGTGTGTGGAAGATGCACCACTGGAATGAGCAGAGGAAAATCAGGACCTTCTACGATTTACTTGAAAAAGGTGAGATCGGTGTTGTTGTGGAGGAACAGTAG